A DNA window from Bombus vancouverensis nearcticus chromosome 6, iyBomVanc1_principal, whole genome shotgun sequence contains the following coding sequences:
- the Fim gene encoding plastin-2 fimbrin isoform X1 produces MELREIKKWDVLEEFSKDFSSFFSLIDENGDGFINLTELRSALDICGFKMPGYKVRQMIEEYDDKQRSEHKGRLSFEEFEKLCKELKANELGSTFKQVVSKKENLETLGGISEASSEGTTHSVRLEEQLAFSDWINTNLSHDPDLKHLLLIDPEGKTLYDKVKDGILLCKIINHSCPDTIDERTINKKNLTLYKKHENLTLALSSAQAIGCNIVNIDAHDLTKGSPHLVLGLLWQIIRIGLFNQITLENCPGLATLLQDGERIEDLLKLSPESILLRWVNHHLENAGIARRCHNFHTDITDSEVYTYLIKQIAPNTAGVTLEALMEPNHTSRAEIMLQQAAKLGCRSFVTPSDVVNGIYKLNLAFVANMFNNYPGLDKPESSIEGLESLEETREEKTYRNWMNSMGVMPHVNWLYSDLADGLVIFQLYDIIKPGTVNWNRVHRKFTKLRKFMEKLENCNYAVELGKTMNFSLVGIAGQDINDGNATLTLALIWQLMRSYTLSILTSLAGTQGSTLVEKEIVQWVNSKLQTAGKTSGIKGFQDSSIADGKVVIDLIDAIKPGSVNYDLVKEGGTEENNLDNAKYAISLARKCGARVYALPEDITEVKPKMVMTVFACLMAMDYIPNMDSVKQQNNIANNGQ; encoded by the exons ATGGAGCTCCGCGAGATAAAAAAATGGGACGTTCTCGAGGAGTTCTCGAAggatttctcttcttttttcagcCTA ATCGACGAGAATGGGGACGGGTTCATCAATCTTACGGAGTTGCGAAGCGCCTTGGACATCTGTGGCTTCAAGATGCCTGGTTACAAGGTGCGTCAGATGATCGAGGAATACGACGACAAGCAGAGGTCGGAACACAAGGGACGACTATCCTTCGAAGAGTTTGAGAAACTCTGTAAAGAACTGAAGGCGAACGAATTGGGATCCACGTTTAAACAAGTGGTCTCGAAGAAGGAGAATTTAGAAACATTGGGAGGAATTTCCGAGGCATCCAGCGAAGGGACCACGCATTCTGTTAGATTGGAGGAACAGCTTGCCTTCAGCGACTGGATCAACACAAATTTGTCACACGATCCTGACTTGAAACATCTGCTGCTCATCGATCCGGAAGGCAAGACCTTATACGACAAGGTTAAGGATGGAATTCTTCTCTg TAAAATAATCAATCACTCCTGCCCCGATACGATCGACGAACGTACCATCAACAAAAAGAACCTGACCCTCTACAAGAAACACGAAAACCTAACGCTGGCCCTATCGTCGGCCCAAGCTATCGGTTGCAATATCGTGAATATCGACGCGCACGATCTGACGAAAGGTTCGCCTCACCTGGTGCTGGGTCTTCTATGGCAAATTATACGTATCGGTCTGTTCAACCAGATCACCCTGGAAAATTGTCCAGGCTTGGCCACTCTGCTACAGGACGGAGAACGCATCGAAGACCTTCTAAAATTATCACCGGAATCTATCCTGCTCAGATGGGTGAACCATCATCTGGAAAACGCCGGTATAGCCAGGCGATGCCACAATTTCCATACGGATATCACCGACTCGGAGGTCTATACGTACCTCATCAAGCAAATCGCACCGAACACGGCTGGAGTTACTCTGGAGGCTCTAATGGAGCCGAACCACACCTCTCGAGCGGAAATTATGTTGCAACAGGCGGCCAAGCTGGGCTGCCGTAGCTTCGTAACACCCAGCGACGTGGTCAATGGCATATACAAGCTGAATCTCGCGTTCGTCGCCAATATGTTCAATAACTATCCTGGCCTGGACAAACCGGAAAGCAGCATCGAAGGCCTAGAATCCCTGGAAGAGACGAGAGAAGAGAAAACATATCGAAACTGGATGAACTCGATGGGCGTGATGCCTCATGTGAATTGGCTGTACTCCGATCTGGCCGATGGTCTGGTCATCTTCCAGCTTTACGACATCATCAAACCAGGCACCGTGAACTGGAACAGGGTGCACAGAAAGTTCACGAAACTGCGCAAGTTCATGGAGAAATTGGAGAACTGCAATTACGCGGTCGAGCTTGGGAAAACGATGAACTTCTCGTTGGTAGGAATCGCTGGCCAGGATATCAACGATGGAAACGCCACGTTGACTTTGGCTTTGATCTGGCAGTTGATGAGATCGTACACGTTGTCGATTCTCACGTCGCTGGCAGGCACCCAAGGTAGCACTTTGGTCGAGAAGGAGATCGTTCAGTGGGTGAACTCGAAGCTTCAAACGGCAGGGAAGACGAGCGGTATCAAGGGTTTCCAGGATTCGTCGATAGCCGATGGAAAGGTGGTGATCGATCTTATCGACGCCATTAAGCCGGGGTCTGTGAACTATGACCTCGTGAAGGAAGGTGGAACCGAAGAG AACAACCTGGACAACGCGAAGTACGCGATATCCTTGGCCCGAAAATGCGGCGCACGCGTGTACGCGCTGCCAGAGGACATAACCGAGGTGAAACCGAAGATGGTGATGACTGTGTTTGCCTGTCTGATGGCGATGGACTACATCCCCAATATGGATTCCGTGAAGCAGCAGAACAACATTGCGAACAACGGTCAATAA
- the Fim gene encoding plastin-2 fimbrin isoform X3, producing the protein MNEERFSGKNKMIDENGDGFINLTELRSALDICGFKMPGYKVRQMIEEYDDKQRSEHKGRLSFEEFEKLCKELKANELGSTFKQVVSKKENLETLGGISEASSEGTTHSVRLEEQLAFSDWINTNLSHDPDLKHLLLIDPEGKTLYDKVKDGILLCKIINHSCPDTIDERTINKKNLTLYKKHENLTLALSSAQAIGCNIVNIDAHDLTKGSPHLVLGLLWQIIRIGLFNQITLENCPGLATLLQDGERIEDLLKLSPESILLRWVNHHLENAGIARRCHNFHTDITDSEVYTYLIKQIAPNTAGVTLEALMEPNHTSRAEIMLQQAAKLGCRSFVTPSDVVNGIYKLNLAFVANMFNNYPGLDKPESSIEGLESLEETREEKTYRNWMNSMGVMPHVNWLYSDLADGLVIFQLYDIIKPGTVNWNRVHRKFTKLRKFMEKLENCNYAVELGKTMNFSLVGIAGQDINDGNATLTLALIWQLMRSYTLSILTSLAGTQGSTLVEKEIVQWVNSKLQTAGKTSGIKGFQDSSIADGKVVIDLIDAIKPGSVNYDLVKEGGTEENNLDNAKYAISLARKCGARVYALPEDITEVKPKMVMTVFACLMAMDYIPNMDSVKQQNNIANNGQ; encoded by the exons ATGAACGAAGAACGATTCAGTGGCAAGAATAAAATG ATCGACGAGAATGGGGACGGGTTCATCAATCTTACGGAGTTGCGAAGCGCCTTGGACATCTGTGGCTTCAAGATGCCTGGTTACAAGGTGCGTCAGATGATCGAGGAATACGACGACAAGCAGAGGTCGGAACACAAGGGACGACTATCCTTCGAAGAGTTTGAGAAACTCTGTAAAGAACTGAAGGCGAACGAATTGGGATCCACGTTTAAACAAGTGGTCTCGAAGAAGGAGAATTTAGAAACATTGGGAGGAATTTCCGAGGCATCCAGCGAAGGGACCACGCATTCTGTTAGATTGGAGGAACAGCTTGCCTTCAGCGACTGGATCAACACAAATTTGTCACACGATCCTGACTTGAAACATCTGCTGCTCATCGATCCGGAAGGCAAGACCTTATACGACAAGGTTAAGGATGGAATTCTTCTCTg TAAAATAATCAATCACTCCTGCCCCGATACGATCGACGAACGTACCATCAACAAAAAGAACCTGACCCTCTACAAGAAACACGAAAACCTAACGCTGGCCCTATCGTCGGCCCAAGCTATCGGTTGCAATATCGTGAATATCGACGCGCACGATCTGACGAAAGGTTCGCCTCACCTGGTGCTGGGTCTTCTATGGCAAATTATACGTATCGGTCTGTTCAACCAGATCACCCTGGAAAATTGTCCAGGCTTGGCCACTCTGCTACAGGACGGAGAACGCATCGAAGACCTTCTAAAATTATCACCGGAATCTATCCTGCTCAGATGGGTGAACCATCATCTGGAAAACGCCGGTATAGCCAGGCGATGCCACAATTTCCATACGGATATCACCGACTCGGAGGTCTATACGTACCTCATCAAGCAAATCGCACCGAACACGGCTGGAGTTACTCTGGAGGCTCTAATGGAGCCGAACCACACCTCTCGAGCGGAAATTATGTTGCAACAGGCGGCCAAGCTGGGCTGCCGTAGCTTCGTAACACCCAGCGACGTGGTCAATGGCATATACAAGCTGAATCTCGCGTTCGTCGCCAATATGTTCAATAACTATCCTGGCCTGGACAAACCGGAAAGCAGCATCGAAGGCCTAGAATCCCTGGAAGAGACGAGAGAAGAGAAAACATATCGAAACTGGATGAACTCGATGGGCGTGATGCCTCATGTGAATTGGCTGTACTCCGATCTGGCCGATGGTCTGGTCATCTTCCAGCTTTACGACATCATCAAACCAGGCACCGTGAACTGGAACAGGGTGCACAGAAAGTTCACGAAACTGCGCAAGTTCATGGAGAAATTGGAGAACTGCAATTACGCGGTCGAGCTTGGGAAAACGATGAACTTCTCGTTGGTAGGAATCGCTGGCCAGGATATCAACGATGGAAACGCCACGTTGACTTTGGCTTTGATCTGGCAGTTGATGAGATCGTACACGTTGTCGATTCTCACGTCGCTGGCAGGCACCCAAGGTAGCACTTTGGTCGAGAAGGAGATCGTTCAGTGGGTGAACTCGAAGCTTCAAACGGCAGGGAAGACGAGCGGTATCAAGGGTTTCCAGGATTCGTCGATAGCCGATGGAAAGGTGGTGATCGATCTTATCGACGCCATTAAGCCGGGGTCTGTGAACTATGACCTCGTGAAGGAAGGTGGAACCGAAGAG AACAACCTGGACAACGCGAAGTACGCGATATCCTTGGCCCGAAAATGCGGCGCACGCGTGTACGCGCTGCCAGAGGACATAACCGAGGTGAAACCGAAGATGGTGATGACTGTGTTTGCCTGTCTGATGGCGATGGACTACATCCCCAATATGGATTCCGTGAAGCAGCAGAACAACATTGCGAACAACGGTCAATAA
- the Fim gene encoding plastin-2 fimbrin isoform X2 gives MATAIDDRQELLEQFQAIDENGDGFINLTELRSALDICGFKMPGYKVRQMIEEYDDKQRSEHKGRLSFEEFEKLCKELKANELGSTFKQVVSKKENLETLGGISEASSEGTTHSVRLEEQLAFSDWINTNLSHDPDLKHLLLIDPEGKTLYDKVKDGILLCKIINHSCPDTIDERTINKKNLTLYKKHENLTLALSSAQAIGCNIVNIDAHDLTKGSPHLVLGLLWQIIRIGLFNQITLENCPGLATLLQDGERIEDLLKLSPESILLRWVNHHLENAGIARRCHNFHTDITDSEVYTYLIKQIAPNTAGVTLEALMEPNHTSRAEIMLQQAAKLGCRSFVTPSDVVNGIYKLNLAFVANMFNNYPGLDKPESSIEGLESLEETREEKTYRNWMNSMGVMPHVNWLYSDLADGLVIFQLYDIIKPGTVNWNRVHRKFTKLRKFMEKLENCNYAVELGKTMNFSLVGIAGQDINDGNATLTLALIWQLMRSYTLSILTSLAGTQGSTLVEKEIVQWVNSKLQTAGKTSGIKGFQDSSIADGKVVIDLIDAIKPGSVNYDLVKEGGTEENNLDNAKYAISLARKCGARVYALPEDITEVKPKMVMTVFACLMAMDYIPNMDSVKQQNNIANNGQ, from the exons ATCGACGAGAATGGGGACGGGTTCATCAATCTTACGGAGTTGCGAAGCGCCTTGGACATCTGTGGCTTCAAGATGCCTGGTTACAAGGTGCGTCAGATGATCGAGGAATACGACGACAAGCAGAGGTCGGAACACAAGGGACGACTATCCTTCGAAGAGTTTGAGAAACTCTGTAAAGAACTGAAGGCGAACGAATTGGGATCCACGTTTAAACAAGTGGTCTCGAAGAAGGAGAATTTAGAAACATTGGGAGGAATTTCCGAGGCATCCAGCGAAGGGACCACGCATTCTGTTAGATTGGAGGAACAGCTTGCCTTCAGCGACTGGATCAACACAAATTTGTCACACGATCCTGACTTGAAACATCTGCTGCTCATCGATCCGGAAGGCAAGACCTTATACGACAAGGTTAAGGATGGAATTCTTCTCTg TAAAATAATCAATCACTCCTGCCCCGATACGATCGACGAACGTACCATCAACAAAAAGAACCTGACCCTCTACAAGAAACACGAAAACCTAACGCTGGCCCTATCGTCGGCCCAAGCTATCGGTTGCAATATCGTGAATATCGACGCGCACGATCTGACGAAAGGTTCGCCTCACCTGGTGCTGGGTCTTCTATGGCAAATTATACGTATCGGTCTGTTCAACCAGATCACCCTGGAAAATTGTCCAGGCTTGGCCACTCTGCTACAGGACGGAGAACGCATCGAAGACCTTCTAAAATTATCACCGGAATCTATCCTGCTCAGATGGGTGAACCATCATCTGGAAAACGCCGGTATAGCCAGGCGATGCCACAATTTCCATACGGATATCACCGACTCGGAGGTCTATACGTACCTCATCAAGCAAATCGCACCGAACACGGCTGGAGTTACTCTGGAGGCTCTAATGGAGCCGAACCACACCTCTCGAGCGGAAATTATGTTGCAACAGGCGGCCAAGCTGGGCTGCCGTAGCTTCGTAACACCCAGCGACGTGGTCAATGGCATATACAAGCTGAATCTCGCGTTCGTCGCCAATATGTTCAATAACTATCCTGGCCTGGACAAACCGGAAAGCAGCATCGAAGGCCTAGAATCCCTGGAAGAGACGAGAGAAGAGAAAACATATCGAAACTGGATGAACTCGATGGGCGTGATGCCTCATGTGAATTGGCTGTACTCCGATCTGGCCGATGGTCTGGTCATCTTCCAGCTTTACGACATCATCAAACCAGGCACCGTGAACTGGAACAGGGTGCACAGAAAGTTCACGAAACTGCGCAAGTTCATGGAGAAATTGGAGAACTGCAATTACGCGGTCGAGCTTGGGAAAACGATGAACTTCTCGTTGGTAGGAATCGCTGGCCAGGATATCAACGATGGAAACGCCACGTTGACTTTGGCTTTGATCTGGCAGTTGATGAGATCGTACACGTTGTCGATTCTCACGTCGCTGGCAGGCACCCAAGGTAGCACTTTGGTCGAGAAGGAGATCGTTCAGTGGGTGAACTCGAAGCTTCAAACGGCAGGGAAGACGAGCGGTATCAAGGGTTTCCAGGATTCGTCGATAGCCGATGGAAAGGTGGTGATCGATCTTATCGACGCCATTAAGCCGGGGTCTGTGAACTATGACCTCGTGAAGGAAGGTGGAACCGAAGAG AACAACCTGGACAACGCGAAGTACGCGATATCCTTGGCCCGAAAATGCGGCGCACGCGTGTACGCGCTGCCAGAGGACATAACCGAGGTGAAACCGAAGATGGTGATGACTGTGTTTGCCTGTCTGATGGCGATGGACTACATCCCCAATATGGATTCCGTGAAGCAGCAGAACAACATTGCGAACAACGGTCAATAA
- the LOC117157746 gene encoding uncharacterized protein LOC117157746 yields MLVSLIPFFLVVRVTVDESVWKYGPEYVFDVEMNVTSTPMNHDGVQTSNYTVMNLFCRPTDPDGLFCHLGNVRRQSIDITNDNKIDIPEEQSRHLMSEEPFEIRFSENGIDYLTVNDQVEVEHLNNIKLIAERFNIGVNLNGVPDGTFHITENTTIGECGVTVAINHYPSKRMMNKIKNDRYDLQSLPRLNKVPSETILIQKTTNLNNCSYYASFYFGSYGANIVVEADLDSHLESSTTRVFVSDYQFVSSITRMGTLGTEKKKLSAMTQYVSLSLKDIRAAKRELFEIPNSSITTIVANSETKRIFPMK; encoded by the exons ATGCTCGTCTCATTAATCCCGTTCTTCTTAG TGGTCCGGGTGACGGTCGACGAGAGCGTCTGGAAATATGGACCAGAGTACGTGTTCGACGTAGAGATGAACGTTACTTCGACTCCGATGAACCACGATGGAGTTCAAACGTCGAACTACACAGTGATGAACCTCTTCTGTAGACCGACAGACCCTGATGGATTGTTCTGTCATTTGGGAAACGTCAGACGACAAAGCATTGACATCACCAACGACAATAAAATCGACATACCAGAGGAACAATCGAGACACCTAATGAGCGAGGAGCCATTCGAAAtaagattcagcgagaacggtATCGATTACTTGACGGTGAACGATCAAGTCGAAGTTGAACatttgaataatattaaattgatcGCCGAACGATTTAATATCGGAGTGAACTTGAATGGCGTGCCCGATGGAACGTTCCACATTACGGAGAACACGACGATCGGAGAATGTGGCGTGACGGTTGCGATAAATCACTATCCCTCCAAGAGAATGATGAACAAGATAAAGAACGACAGATACGATCTGCAATCTCTGCCACGATTGAACAAAGTTCCCAGCGAGACTATACTGATCCAGAAGACGACCAATCTGAATAATTGCAGCTACTACGCATCCTTCTACTTTGGATCTTATGGTGCCAATATCGTGGTCGAAGCGGATCTCGATTCGCATCTA GAGAGTTCGACTACGCGTGTCTTCGTGAGCGACTATCAGTTCGTCTCGTCGATAACAAGGATGGGCACTTTGGGCACGGAAAAGAAGAAACTGTCGGCTATGACGCAATACGTAAGTCTGTCTCTGAAAGATATTCGAGCAGCCAAACGAGAATTGTTCGAAATTCCTAATTCATCGATAACCACCATCGTGGCGAATTCAGAGACGAAGAGGATATTTCCGATGAAATGA